In Alosa sapidissima isolate fAloSap1 chromosome 4, fAloSap1.pri, whole genome shotgun sequence, the following are encoded in one genomic region:
- the LOC121706528 gene encoding metalloproteinase inhibitor 4-like: MGVPVPGCVLLGLVLLFTLGLDKAAEGCSCHPAHPQQHFCYSDVVIRAKISGEKIVSPSNTSSPYMKMVQYEIKLIKMFKGFDKVKDIQYVYTPLYSSLCGVKLDSNNKIQYLLSGHIRRDGKVSIGLCDFTEPWDNLSLTQKKNLNYRYQMGCDCKIAPCYTVPCSTITDNECLWTDWVLDNSLSGEQARQHACIKRSDGSCGWYQGGPPPEKDLLDLSDP; the protein is encoded by the exons ATGGGAGTCCCTGTGCCCGGATGCGTGCTGCTGGGACTGGTGCTGCTCTTTACCCTGGGCTTGGACAAGGCAGCGGAGGGCTGCAGCTGCCACCCAGCACACCCACAGCAGCACTTCTGCTACTCGGACGTCG TGATTCGAGCAAAGATATCAGGAGAGAAGATTGTGTCTCCAAGCAATACCTCTTCCCCTTACATGAAGATGGTCCAATATGAAATTAAACTCATTAAG ATGTTTAAAGGATTTGATAAAGTTAAGGACATCCAGTACGTCTACACTCCACTTTACTCTTCTCTTTGTGGAGTCAAGCTCGATTCCAATAACAAAATTCAATACCTACTGTCAG GGCATATCCGCAGAGATGGAAAAGTCTCAATTGGACTTTGTGACTTTACTGAGCCATGGGACAACTTGTCACTAACGCAAAAGAAGAATCTCAATTATAGATATCAAATGGGCTGTGACTGCAAA ATTGCTCCTTGCTACACAGTGCCCTGTTCCACGATCACCGATAACGAGTGTTTGTGGACAGACTGGGTGCTGGACAACAGCCTCAGTGGAGAACAGGCCCGGCAGCATGCCTGCATCAAGCGCAGCGACGGCTCTTGCGGCTGGTACCAGGGTGGGCCTCCTCCTGAGAAGGACTTGCTTGACCTGTCTGACCCCTGA